A DNA window from Cobetia marina contains the following coding sequences:
- the cydX gene encoding cytochrome bd-I oxidase subunit CydX codes for MWYFAWILGVLLACFAGIINALWLEQTHTFDDD; via the coding sequence ATGTGGTATTTCGCCTGGATTCTCGGTGTACTGCTGGCCTGCTTCGCGGGCATCATCAATGCATTGTGGCTTGAGCAGACTCACACCTTTGACGATGATTGA
- the cydB gene encoding cytochrome d ubiquinol oxidase subunit II: MWDYEILKLFWWVAVGLLLIGFVITDGMDMGAAMLMPLVSRSDSERRVVINTLAPHWDGNQVWLVTAIGAVFAVWPVVYGAAFSSFYFAMLTILFSLFFRPLGFDYRSKLESPQWRGWWDRGIVAGSLIPTAFFGLIFGNLLQGVPLEVDQYMRASYDGSYLGLFNPFALLCAALSVVMVMLHGGTWLVARADDAVAARSARLVQPLGLLSLGLFGLGGLWVWLSGMGYSIDQMGDTGTALKLLDKQVGPGSWMDVYAREPLTLLAPLSAVAGIVTAMWLSARRQGGAAFTASSIGVGGVVATAGISMFPFIVPSSRMGEASLTLWDSVSSELTLSIVTVAGLVMVPTIILYTTWCYVKMWRRVTVSHVEQDGHSLY, from the coding sequence ATGTGGGATTACGAGATCCTCAAGCTGTTCTGGTGGGTGGCGGTGGGTCTGCTGCTGATCGGCTTCGTCATCACCGATGGCATGGACATGGGCGCGGCGATGCTGATGCCGCTGGTCAGTCGCAGTGACAGCGAACGGCGCGTGGTGATCAACACGCTGGCGCCGCACTGGGATGGCAATCAGGTATGGCTGGTCACCGCCATCGGTGCCGTCTTCGCGGTGTGGCCGGTGGTCTATGGCGCGGCGTTCTCCAGCTTCTATTTCGCGATGCTGACCATCCTGTTCTCGCTGTTCTTCCGTCCGCTGGGCTTTGACTATCGCTCCAAGCTCGAGAGCCCCCAATGGCGGGGCTGGTGGGACCGCGGCATCGTCGCCGGCAGCCTGATTCCCACTGCCTTCTTCGGCCTCATCTTCGGCAACCTGCTGCAGGGCGTGCCGCTGGAAGTCGATCAGTACATGCGTGCCAGCTACGACGGCAGCTATCTCGGGCTGTTCAATCCCTTCGCGTTGCTGTGTGCGGCGCTGTCCGTCGTGATGGTGATGCTGCATGGCGGTACCTGGCTGGTGGCGCGTGCCGATGACGCCGTGGCGGCGCGCAGTGCGCGTCTGGTGCAGCCGCTGGGACTGCTTTCGCTCGGGCTGTTTGGCCTGGGCGGACTGTGGGTGTGGTTGTCCGGCATGGGCTACAGCATCGATCAGATGGGCGATACCGGCACGGCGCTAAAGCTGCTGGACAAGCAGGTCGGACCCGGCAGCTGGATGGATGTCTACGCGCGTGAGCCACTGACGTTGCTCGCGCCCTTGAGCGCCGTGGCGGGTATCGTCACCGCGATGTGGCTCTCGGCCAGACGTCAGGGCGGGGCAGCCTTCACGGCAAGCTCAATTGGGGTAGGGGGTGTGGTCGCCACCGCAGGCATCAGCATGTTCCCGTTCATCGTGCCGTCCTCGCGCATGGGCGAGGCCAGCCTGACGCTGTGGGATTCGGTCTCCAGCGAGCTGACACTGTCCATCGTCACCGTGGCGGGGCTGGTGATGGTGCCGACCATCATCCTCTACACCACCTGGTGCTACGTGAAGATGTGGCGGCGTGTCACGGTGAGTCACGTCGAGCAGGACGGACACAGTCTGTACTGA
- the putA gene encoding bifunctional proline dehydrogenase/L-glutamate gamma-semialdehyde dehydrogenase PutA, producing the protein MTTVTPAVPATTQPSDSLKETPRTACPLGETVLRADEILAPNTWQRDPSKLFSRVSDHYLVDEDGFVAELVKLLDVNDADIKRVGDKAAELVREIRTMDTAVDSIDELLQQYSLDTQEGVLLMCLAEALLRIPDKDTADALIEDKLGVADWKSHLGQSESWFVNASTWGLLMTGNVIKMDLPKNDGKPATFINRMVNRMGEPVIRRAMYQAMKIMGKQFVLGRDIKEALKRSQPQFEKGYTYSYDMLGEAACTRADAKGYFDDYARAIRTVGETSRKLKAATPSPSVSIKLSALHPRYEFGRREQILEELVASVRELVSIARELEVAITIDAEEVDRLELSLEVFRAVYESDTCRGWGKFGLVVQAYSTRALPTLQYLNRIADLQGDEIPLRLVKGAYWDSEIKESQELGVDGYPVFTRKASTDVSYLACVRFLLSENTRGRIYPQFATHNAHTISTILDVANSGETRQFEFQRLHGMGEALYDAALKRAPEGTWCRIYAPVGAHKDLLPYLVRRLLENGANSSFVHQLVDPRVPVESLCVHPVTTLSQFKSYHNPRIALPPHIYGEGRRNSRGINLNINSQYQPLMDEMARFMDSTYDVRPQLAFDVDANAERRQAVTCPFDRRVTVGHVQWTSADEASRAIDAAWAAFPRWEMTPVEERAAILERFGDLMEAHTAELMTLCSREGGKLLTDGIAEIREAVDFCRYYANRARADFGAPTVLRGPTGEHNEIVLGGKGVFACISPWNFPVAIFCGQMVAAAVTGNTVVAKPAEQTSLVAHRVVELLREAGMPRDVVQLLPGDGPTVGSVLSSDPRITGVCFTGSTQTAQIINRSLAARENAPLPSLIAETGGLNAMIVDSTALPEQVVNDVVQSAFQSAGQRCSALRVLYVQEDVAERVISLLKGAMDELKIGDPRDLGTDVGPVIDEEARAGLLKHIEEYRAQGRVVAEARMDPAHTAEGTFVAPIALRIDGIDSLESEQFGPILHIATWKGGDIDKVIDTINGLGYGLTFGVHSRNESFANAVAQKIRVGNVYVNRNIIGAVVGVQPFGGQGFSGTGPKAGGPHYLHRFATEKTRTINTTALGGNASLLAMGDE; encoded by the coding sequence ATGACCACCGTCACTCCGGCCGTTCCGGCCACTACCCAGCCGTCCGATTCCCTCAAGGAAACGCCGCGTACCGCTTGCCCGCTGGGCGAGACGGTGCTGCGTGCCGACGAGATTCTGGCGCCGAATACCTGGCAACGCGATCCGAGCAAGCTGTTCTCACGGGTCAGCGACCACTATCTGGTCGACGAAGATGGTTTCGTGGCTGAGCTGGTCAAGCTGCTGGACGTCAACGATGCCGACATCAAGCGTGTCGGTGACAAGGCCGCGGAGCTTGTCCGCGAGATTCGCACCATGGACACCGCCGTCGATTCCATCGACGAGCTGCTGCAGCAATACAGCCTCGACACCCAGGAAGGCGTGCTGCTGATGTGCCTGGCCGAGGCGCTGCTGCGCATTCCGGACAAGGACACCGCCGATGCGCTGATCGAGGACAAGCTGGGCGTGGCCGACTGGAAATCCCACCTCGGCCAGAGCGAGTCCTGGTTCGTCAATGCCTCCACCTGGGGCCTTCTGATGACCGGCAACGTCATCAAGATGGATCTGCCCAAGAATGACGGCAAGCCGGCGACCTTCATCAATCGCATGGTCAACCGCATGGGCGAGCCGGTCATCCGTCGCGCCATGTATCAGGCCATGAAGATCATGGGCAAGCAGTTCGTGCTGGGCCGTGACATCAAGGAAGCGCTCAAGCGCTCCCAGCCGCAGTTCGAGAAGGGCTACACCTACTCCTACGACATGCTCGGCGAAGCCGCCTGCACGCGTGCCGATGCCAAGGGCTACTTCGATGACTACGCGCGCGCCATTCGCACCGTGGGCGAGACCTCTCGCAAGCTGAAGGCCGCGACGCCGTCACCGTCGGTCTCCATCAAGCTGTCCGCCCTGCACCCGCGTTATGAATTCGGCCGTCGCGAGCAGATTCTGGAAGAGCTGGTCGCCAGCGTGCGCGAACTGGTCAGCATCGCGCGCGAACTGGAAGTCGCCATCACCATCGATGCCGAAGAGGTCGATCGCCTCGAGCTGTCGCTGGAAGTCTTCCGCGCCGTCTACGAGAGCGACACCTGCCGCGGCTGGGGCAAGTTCGGTCTGGTGGTGCAGGCCTACTCCACCCGCGCTCTGCCGACGCTTCAGTATCTGAACCGCATCGCCGACCTGCAGGGTGACGAGATCCCGCTGCGCCTGGTCAAGGGCGCCTACTGGGACAGCGAGATCAAGGAATCCCAGGAGCTGGGGGTCGACGGCTATCCGGTCTTCACTCGCAAGGCCTCCACCGATGTCAGCTATCTGGCCTGCGTGCGCTTCCTGCTGTCCGAGAACACCCGTGGCCGCATCTATCCGCAGTTCGCGACCCACAACGCTCACACCATCAGCACCATTCTGGACGTGGCCAACTCAGGCGAGACGCGTCAGTTCGAATTCCAGCGTCTGCACGGCATGGGCGAGGCGCTGTACGACGCCGCCCTCAAGCGCGCTCCCGAAGGGACCTGGTGCCGTATCTATGCGCCGGTCGGTGCCCACAAGGACCTGCTCCCCTACCTGGTGCGTCGCCTGCTGGAGAACGGCGCCAACTCCTCGTTCGTCCACCAGCTGGTCGACCCGCGCGTGCCGGTCGAGAGCCTGTGCGTTCACCCGGTCACCACGCTCTCCCAGTTCAAGAGCTACCACAATCCGCGTATCGCTCTACCGCCGCATATCTATGGCGAGGGCCGTCGCAACTCACGCGGCATCAATCTGAACATCAACAGCCAGTACCAGCCGCTGATGGACGAGATGGCCAGGTTCATGGACAGCACCTACGACGTGCGTCCGCAGCTGGCCTTCGATGTCGACGCCAATGCCGAACGACGTCAAGCCGTGACCTGCCCGTTCGATCGCCGCGTCACCGTGGGCCACGTGCAGTGGACCAGCGCCGATGAAGCCTCCCGCGCCATCGACGCCGCCTGGGCCGCCTTCCCGCGCTGGGAGATGACCCCGGTCGAGGAGCGTGCTGCCATCCTCGAGCGCTTTGGCGATCTGATGGAAGCCCATACCGCGGAGCTGATGACCCTGTGCTCCCGAGAGGGCGGCAAGCTTCTGACCGATGGCATCGCCGAGATTCGCGAAGCCGTCGACTTCTGCCGCTACTACGCCAACCGTGCGCGTGCCGACTTCGGTGCCCCCACCGTCCTGCGTGGCCCGACCGGCGAGCACAACGAGATCGTGCTGGGCGGCAAGGGCGTGTTCGCCTGCATCAGCCCCTGGAACTTCCCGGTCGCGATCTTCTGCGGTCAGATGGTCGCCGCGGCCGTCACCGGTAACACCGTGGTCGCCAAACCGGCCGAGCAGACCTCGCTGGTCGCGCACCGTGTCGTCGAGCTACTGCGTGAAGCCGGCATGCCGCGGGATGTCGTGCAGCTGCTGCCGGGCGATGGCCCGACCGTGGGCAGCGTGCTCTCCAGCGACCCGCGCATCACCGGCGTCTGCTTCACCGGCTCCACCCAGACCGCCCAGATCATCAACCGCTCTCTGGCGGCACGTGAAAATGCCCCGCTGCCGAGTCTGATCGCCGAGACCGGTGGCCTCAACGCCATGATCGTCGACTCCACCGCCCTGCCGGAGCAGGTCGTCAATGACGTGGTGCAGTCCGCCTTCCAGAGCGCCGGGCAGCGCTGTTCCGCCCTGCGTGTGCTCTACGTCCAGGAAGATGTCGCCGAGCGCGTCATCAGCCTGCTCAAGGGCGCAATGGATGAGCTGAAGATCGGCGATCCGCGCGATCTGGGCACTGATGTCGGCCCGGTCATCGATGAAGAGGCACGCGCCGGTCTGCTCAAGCACATCGAGGAATATCGTGCCCAGGGCCGCGTGGTGGCGGAAGCCCGCATGGACCCGGCGCACACCGCCGAAGGCACCTTCGTCGCGCCGATCGCGCTGCGCATCGACGGCATCGACAGCCTGGAAAGCGAGCAGTTCGGGCCGATCCTGCACATCGCCACCTGGAAAGGCGGCGATATCGACAAGGTCATCGATACCATCAATGGCCTGGGCTATGGCCTGACCTTCGGTGTGCATTCCCGAAACGAAAGTTTTGCTAATGCAGTTGCACAGAAAATTCGTGTTGGTAATGTCTACGTCAACAGGAATATCATCGGCGCAGTGGTGGGTGTACAGCCGTTTGGTGGTCAGGGCTTCTCCGGTACCGGTCCGAAAGCCGGCGGCCCCCACTACCTGCACCGTTTCGCCACCGAGAAGACCCGTACCATCAACACCACGGCACTCGGCGGCAACGCGTCTCTTCTGGCCATGGGCGACGAATGA
- the putP gene encoding sodium/proline symporter PutP: MVENSPTILITFAVYLAVMLGIGLLAYKRTSNMSDYILGGRSLGPWTSAISAGASDMSGWLLLGLPGAAYLSGLSAAWIGIGLLAGTWLNWLIVAKRLRIYSFVASDSLTLPDYFEKRFRDNSKMLRVISAVFILLFFLFYTSSGLVAGGKLFETVFGLDYTIAVTVGTIAIVSYTFFGGFLAVSWTDLIQGLMMAAALIVVPIVALTDMGGVAEASSRITAENPLLLEWFRDASTGEALTLVGIISSLAWGLGYFGQPHILARFAAIRSEKDVGTARTIAVIWSALGLFAAICIGLLGLVYVPKDLADSEKIFMVMVNFIFHPAVAGVLLAAILAAVMSTADSQLLVSSSALADDFYKALFKKDATQSELVWVGRFAVIGIAIIAWVLALDPNSSVLGLVSYAWAGFGAAFGPALIMSLYWRRMNRFGALAGIIVGGVTVVVWKQLSGGIFDLYEIVPGVIFAYIAIYVVSIMTAAPSDEITDEFEQVENHA, from the coding sequence ATGGTCGAAAATAGCCCCACAATTCTCATCACGTTTGCCGTCTATCTGGCGGTGATGCTTGGCATCGGCCTGCTGGCCTACAAGCGCACCTCCAACATGTCGGACTACATCCTGGGCGGCCGCTCACTGGGCCCCTGGACCTCCGCGATTTCCGCCGGCGCCTCTGACATGTCCGGCTGGCTGCTGCTGGGCCTGCCGGGCGCGGCCTACCTCAGTGGTCTGTCCGCTGCCTGGATCGGCATCGGCCTGCTGGCCGGTACCTGGCTCAACTGGCTGATCGTCGCCAAGCGCCTGCGTATCTACAGCTTCGTCGCCAGCGACTCCCTGACGCTGCCGGATTACTTCGAGAAGCGCTTCCGCGACAACTCCAAGATGCTGCGTGTCATCTCGGCCGTCTTCATCCTGCTGTTCTTCCTCTTCTACACCAGCTCCGGTCTGGTGGCGGGCGGCAAGCTGTTCGAGACCGTCTTCGGCCTCGACTACACCATCGCCGTGACCGTCGGCACCATCGCCATCGTGTCCTACACCTTCTTCGGCGGCTTCCTCGCCGTGTCGTGGACCGACCTCATCCAGGGCCTGATGATGGCCGCCGCGCTGATCGTGGTGCCCATCGTCGCGCTCACCGACATGGGTGGCGTGGCAGAAGCGAGCTCGCGCATCACCGCCGAGAACCCGCTGCTGCTGGAATGGTTCCGTGACGCCTCCACCGGTGAAGCCCTGACGCTGGTCGGCATCATCTCGTCACTGGCCTGGGGTCTGGGCTACTTCGGTCAGCCGCACATCCTGGCGCGCTTCGCGGCCATCCGCAGCGAGAAGGATGTCGGCACCGCACGCACCATCGCCGTCATCTGGTCAGCCCTGGGGCTGTTCGCCGCCATCTGCATCGGCCTGCTGGGTCTCGTCTATGTGCCGAAGGATCTGGCCGACAGCGAGAAGATCTTCATGGTCATGGTGAACTTCATCTTCCACCCGGCGGTCGCCGGCGTGCTGCTGGCCGCCATCCTGGCTGCCGTGATGTCCACCGCCGACTCCCAGCTGCTGGTGTCTTCCTCTGCGCTGGCCGATGACTTCTACAAGGCACTGTTCAAGAAGGACGCGACCCAGTCCGAGCTGGTGTGGGTCGGCCGCTTCGCCGTGATCGGCATCGCCATCATCGCGTGGGTGCTGGCACTGGACCCGAACTCCAGCGTACTGGGCCTGGTGTCCTACGCCTGGGCCGGCTTCGGCGCGGCCTTCGGTCCGGCGCTGATCATGTCGCTGTACTGGCGTCGCATGAACCGCTTCGGCGCTCTGGCCGGCATCATCGTCGGTGGCGTGACCGTGGTGGTCTGGAAGCAGCTGTCCGGTGGCATCTTCGACCTCTACGAGATCGTGCCGGGCGTCATCTTCGCCTACATCGCCATCTACGTGGTCAGCATCATGACCGCAGCGCCGAGCGATGAGATCACCGACGAATTCGAACAGGTCGAGAACCACGCCTGA
- a CDS encoding cyd operon YbgE family protein codes for MSRPWYASRPPAWCRTRPAHLASLLLSAMVAIWMLLGPDAIASMATGPRYLMLLIALWGLGAGFTHGVGLVPRHATRAWLLGAPLSWCLLLITLIALSMS; via the coding sequence ATGTCACGACCCTGGTACGCCTCACGACCACCGGCCTGGTGCCGAACTCGCCCTGCCCATCTGGCCTCGCTGCTGCTGTCTGCCATGGTGGCCATCTGGATGCTGCTGGGGCCGGATGCCATCGCCTCGATGGCCACCGGGCCGCGCTATCTGATGCTGCTGATCGCGCTGTGGGGGCTGGGGGCCGGCTTCACGCATGGGGTCGGTCTGGTGCCGCGTCATGCCACGCGCGCCTGGCTGCTGGGCGCACCGCTGAGCTGGTGTCTGCTGCTGATCACCCTGATCGCCCTGAGCATGAGCTAG
- a CDS encoding glucosyltransferase domain-containing protein translates to MDLTRRQRRQAWHLLLASLAVLGIGLVPLLSQQALYLDDMSRTLDGYFGWGLNARPAAEGVMRLLGFGGELVNVAPLPQLAAWGIAAGMALVWWRRVPGLSPGVCVLGNALIWLTPFTLQNFSYAYDSLPMSLGLASAMLASLILRPGVHGPVQRSQRRWQPSLMALGLLLLALCCYQPALNAFLVLSLLDALMGSRPRGVERREADERNTEERKFEEGKTEQSESVWRAWLALLQRGGLVLAALLLYLPLSRLLVAGDYSQQHGEMLSLGDLPALLAALEQHLVEALAALRGGLDLVSGVLSGSLLVVALGAALMTAGRRHGARQVSSRQLTLERLSRLLWALLLIPALWGPMLMLAEPVFHSRTLVGWGALLGGALMLSLAGRQARASERFTLRRCLLAVAALLLLRHWLIFAAWSNALAAQQAHETQLAREIVTQARELGLPITSPRDRDTYRPDDELAVQVLGKAPLAPLARVAERQVPAVRQNLIAAFTPDNYWAVVRLRMAGASAATLLRDDERKASIKEPPVCDERASVDAPGDEGGSPRIFTQTLQEGVWVIDFRTAENCRRADVRP, encoded by the coding sequence ATGGATCTGACTCGTCGCCAACGTCGCCAGGCGTGGCACCTTCTGCTTGCCAGCCTGGCCGTGCTCGGCATCGGGCTCGTGCCGCTGTTAAGCCAGCAGGCCCTCTATCTGGATGACATGAGTCGTACCCTGGATGGCTACTTCGGATGGGGGCTGAATGCCCGCCCGGCCGCGGAAGGCGTGATGCGCCTGCTGGGCTTCGGGGGAGAGCTTGTCAATGTCGCGCCCTTGCCGCAGCTGGCGGCCTGGGGCATCGCGGCCGGTATGGCGCTGGTCTGGTGGCGTCGGGTGCCGGGACTCTCGCCGGGCGTCTGCGTGCTGGGCAATGCGCTCATCTGGCTGACACCCTTCACGCTGCAGAACTTCAGCTATGCCTACGACAGTCTGCCGATGAGTCTCGGGCTTGCCAGCGCGATGCTGGCCAGCCTGATCCTGCGCCCGGGTGTCCACGGGCCGGTGCAACGTTCGCAGCGCCGCTGGCAACCTTCATTGATGGCGCTGGGATTGCTGCTGCTGGCCCTGTGCTGCTACCAGCCGGCGCTGAACGCCTTTCTGGTACTGAGCCTGCTGGACGCCCTGATGGGGTCGCGCCCGCGCGGGGTCGAAAGGAGAGAGGCTGATGAGAGAAATACCGAAGAGAGGAAGTTCGAAGAGGGAAAGACCGAACAGAGTGAATCGGTATGGCGCGCCTGGCTTGCGCTGCTGCAGCGCGGCGGACTGGTGCTGGCTGCCTTGCTGCTCTACCTGCCGCTGTCACGACTGCTGGTGGCGGGCGACTACAGCCAGCAGCACGGCGAGATGCTGTCGCTGGGGGATCTCCCGGCGCTGCTGGCCGCCTTGGAGCAGCATCTCGTAGAGGCACTTGCCGCCCTGCGTGGCGGACTGGATCTCGTCAGCGGGGTACTGAGTGGCAGCCTGCTGGTGGTAGCGCTGGGGGCGGCGCTGATGACAGCAGGCCGGCGGCATGGCGCACGCCAGGTGTCCTCGCGCCAGCTGACGCTGGAGCGTCTGAGTCGTCTGCTGTGGGCGCTGCTGCTGATACCTGCACTGTGGGGGCCGATGCTGATGCTGGCGGAGCCGGTCTTTCACTCGCGCACCCTGGTGGGCTGGGGGGCACTGCTGGGCGGTGCCCTGATGCTGAGCCTGGCGGGCCGGCAGGCGAGAGCCTCCGAGCGCTTCACGCTGCGGCGCTGTCTGCTGGCGGTGGCGGCACTGCTGTTGCTGCGTCACTGGTTGATCTTCGCGGCCTGGAGCAATGCGCTGGCCGCCCAGCAGGCCCATGAGACCCAGCTGGCGCGTGAGATCGTCACCCAGGCACGTGAGCTGGGACTGCCGATCACCTCACCACGTGACCGCGACACCTATCGGCCCGATGACGAGCTGGCGGTGCAGGTGCTGGGGAAGGCGCCGCTGGCACCGCTGGCGCGGGTCGCTGAGCGTCAGGTGCCCGCCGTGCGCCAGAACCTGATCGCCGCCTTCACGCCTGACAACTATTGGGCTGTGGTGAGATTGCGCATGGCCGGTGCCAGTGCGGCGACCCTGCTGCGCGATGATGAGCGCAAGGCCAGTATCAAGGAGCCGCCTGTCTGTGACGAGCGCGCGTCAGTGGATGCCCCGGGAGATGAGGGGGGATCGCCGAGAATCTTCACCCAGACCTTGCAGGAGGGTGTCTGGGTGATCGACTTTCGCACCGCCGAGAACTGTCGCCGAGCAGACGTGAGACCCTGA
- a CDS encoding glycosyltransferase family 2 protein has translation MTRRQSGDWVLSLVVPVMNEEETIAPFLAAIDATLAAQVPHLEILFVDDGSSDATLARLEAAAADDSRIRYLSLTRNFGKEAAMSAGIEQARGDAIVPMDVDLQDPPEVILEFITQWQAGYDMVYGVRAARDEDTATKRKTAGWFYRIFNRLTFTEIPRDAGDFRLLDRRVVEALRRMPERNRFMKGLFSWPGYRSVGVTYQRPARTAGTTKFNYWKLWNFALDGVVSFSTWPLRVWTYLGACIAGLSFLYILVIISKTVLFGIDAPGYASLMIAVLFFGGMQLISIGVLGEYLGRLFMETKQRPLYLIDHDSLQDGPGGATSPDSGLDSGLSTARVLRGQRDREASRRRESCQSAEPDMTRGDSREG, from the coding sequence ATGACACGGCGCCAATCAGGCGACTGGGTGCTGTCGCTGGTGGTGCCGGTGATGAATGAAGAGGAGACGATCGCGCCGTTTCTTGCCGCCATCGATGCCACCTTGGCAGCGCAGGTACCGCACCTGGAAATCCTGTTCGTCGACGATGGCTCCAGCGATGCCACCCTGGCGCGCCTGGAAGCTGCCGCGGCCGATGATTCACGTATTCGTTATCTGAGCCTGACACGCAACTTCGGCAAGGAAGCGGCCATGAGCGCCGGCATCGAGCAGGCGCGAGGCGACGCCATCGTGCCGATGGATGTCGATCTCCAGGACCCGCCCGAGGTGATACTCGAATTCATCACCCAGTGGCAGGCCGGCTACGACATGGTCTATGGCGTCCGCGCCGCGCGTGATGAAGACACCGCCACCAAGCGCAAGACGGCAGGATGGTTCTATCGCATCTTCAATCGCCTGACCTTTACCGAGATTCCACGGGACGCCGGGGATTTCCGACTGCTGGATCGTCGGGTCGTCGAGGCGTTGCGCCGCATGCCGGAGCGCAACCGTTTCATGAAGGGACTGTTCTCCTGGCCCGGTTATCGCTCGGTTGGCGTCACCTATCAGCGCCCGGCGCGGACCGCCGGCACGACCAAGTTCAACTACTGGAAGCTGTGGAACTTCGCCCTGGACGGCGTGGTGAGCTTCTCGACCTGGCCGCTGCGGGTCTGGACCTACCTCGGCGCGTGCATCGCGGGGCTGTCCTTCCTCTACATCCTCGTCATCATCAGCAAGACGGTGCTGTTCGGCATTGATGCCCCGGGGTATGCGTCCCTGATGATCGCGGTGCTGTTCTTCGGCGGCATGCAGCTGATTTCCATCGGCGTGCTGGGCGAATATCTCGGGCGCCTGTTCATGGAGACCAAGCAGCGTCCGCTGTATCTGATCGATCACGACAGCCTGCAGGATGGCCCCGGTGGCGCTACCTCGCCGGACAGCGGGCTGGACAGCGGCCTCAGCACGGCGCGGGTCTTGCGCGGACAGCGTGACCGTGAGGCCAGTCGCCGCCGTGAATCCTGTCAGAGTGCCGAGCCTGACATGACGCGAGGAGACTCGCGTGAGGGATGA
- a CDS encoding mechanosensitive ion channel family protein: MDFLNAIPMETDQLFELALWWGGTLLSALAVLVFGMWVAKRLTRWVTSLLQRKSMDEAAAGFVGQIAYAILVVMVLLTALDQVGVDTTSMIAALGAAGLAIGLALQSSLSNLASGFLLVTLRPFKKGDYIEAAGTSGSVDQITMLQTRLVTPDNRKVTVPNSSVMSQTITNYSALPTRRLDLVVGVSYDDDIRQVKAVLEELVNSDERIMKEPSYLIAVAELADSSVNFNFRMWCQASDYWALKWDMTERIKLTFDERGISIPYPQRDVHIHQPGRAAE; the protein is encoded by the coding sequence GTGGATTTTCTGAATGCCATTCCCATGGAAACCGACCAGTTGTTCGAGCTGGCGTTGTGGTGGGGCGGAACCCTGTTGTCAGCACTGGCCGTGCTGGTGTTCGGGATGTGGGTGGCCAAGCGTCTGACCCGCTGGGTCACCTCGCTGTTGCAGCGCAAGAGCATGGACGAGGCGGCGGCAGGCTTCGTCGGTCAGATCGCCTACGCGATTCTGGTGGTCATGGTGCTGCTGACCGCGCTGGATCAGGTGGGGGTCGATACCACGTCGATGATCGCGGCGCTGGGTGCGGCGGGTCTGGCCATCGGCCTGGCACTGCAGAGCTCACTGTCCAATCTGGCCTCGGGCTTCCTGCTGGTGACGTTGCGTCCGTTCAAGAAGGGCGATTACATCGAGGCCGCCGGGACGTCCGGCAGCGTCGACCAGATCACCATGCTGCAGACTCGTCTGGTGACGCCGGACAATCGCAAGGTCACCGTGCCCAACTCCAGCGTGATGTCCCAGACCATCACCAATTATTCGGCACTGCCGACACGTCGTCTGGATCTGGTGGTCGGGGTCAGCTATGACGACGACATCCGTCAGGTCAAGGCGGTGCTCGAGGAGCTGGTCAACAGCGACGAGCGCATCATGAAGGAGCCGTCCTACCTGATCGCCGTGGCGGAACTGGCCGACAGCTCGGTCAACTTCAACTTCCGCATGTGGTGCCAGGCCTCTGACTACTGGGCACTGAAGTGGGACATGACCGAGCGTATCAAGCTGACCTTCGATGAGCGCGGCATCAGCATCCCCTATCCGCAGCGCGATGTGCATATCCATCAGCCGGGCAGGGCGGCCGAGTAA
- a CDS encoding GtrA family protein: protein MRDDATSRQTSSTAERARQEAGTATRFGLVGLAATGVHLAVAALMLFLWPPLNEFIANIVAFCVAFQVSLVGHRRLTFKRQGSAWRFALVAASGFALNNGLLAVLIQGLGMSGFVAIAIATLSVPVVTYLASRLWAFKE, encoded by the coding sequence GTGAGGGATGATGCCACGTCACGCCAGACGTCCAGCACCGCAGAGCGGGCACGACAGGAAGCCGGCACCGCCACCCGTTTCGGTCTGGTGGGGCTGGCCGCCACGGGGGTGCACCTCGCGGTCGCCGCGTTGATGCTGTTTCTCTGGCCACCGCTCAATGAATTCATCGCCAATATCGTGGCCTTCTGTGTGGCCTTCCAGGTCTCGCTGGTGGGGCATCGACGACTGACCTTCAAGCGACAGGGCAGCGCCTGGCGGTTCGCGCTGGTGGCGGCCAGCGGCTTCGCGCTCAACAACGGGCTGCTGGCCGTGCTGATCCAGGGGCTCGGCATGAGCGGCTTCGTGGCCATCGCGATCGCGACGCTCTCGGTCCCCGTCGTGACCTATCTGGCATCACGACTCTGGGCCTTCAAGGAATGA